In Halorubrum sp. PV6, a single window of DNA contains:
- a CDS encoding acyl-CoA dehydrogenase family protein yields the protein MTGTRVGSALTDEQTAIRDLVREFAAEEVRPGAGEADEAESFPEDVWDGLAELGVTGLTVPESYGGFGADETTYAVVNEELAYGHLAVATALSVHCLAASCIAEFGSEAQRERWLPAMANEGRPVGMFCLSEPHAGSNPAAMSTTAEYDSETDEYVLNGEKQWITNGQRGGVAVVFAKTDGDDDASITQFLVPADTEGFEVGRKEEKLGLRASDTTAISFDDCRIPAENRLTEEGSGLSAAFQTLTGGRIGIAAQAVGLAQAAFDEAKAYAAEREQFGGPIDDIQSIRHKFAEMATGISAARLLVREACRQAEAGEDNRVAASKAKYRASETAMSVTNEAIQIHGGYGYTTEFDVERFYRDAKITEIYEGTTEIQKTIIARGVLGE from the coding sequence GGCGAGGCCGACGAGGCCGAGTCGTTCCCGGAGGACGTGTGGGACGGGCTCGCCGAGCTCGGCGTGACCGGCCTGACGGTCCCCGAATCGTACGGCGGCTTCGGCGCCGACGAGACGACGTACGCGGTCGTCAACGAGGAGCTCGCGTACGGCCATCTGGCGGTCGCGACCGCGCTCTCCGTCCACTGTCTCGCGGCGTCCTGCATCGCCGAGTTCGGGAGCGAGGCCCAGCGAGAGCGCTGGCTCCCGGCGATGGCGAACGAGGGGCGACCGGTCGGGATGTTCTGTCTCTCCGAACCGCACGCCGGGTCGAACCCGGCGGCGATGTCGACGACCGCCGAGTACGACTCGGAGACGGACGAGTACGTCCTCAACGGCGAAAAGCAGTGGATAACGAACGGGCAGCGCGGCGGGGTCGCGGTCGTGTTCGCGAAGACCGACGGCGACGACGACGCGTCGATCACCCAGTTCCTCGTCCCGGCCGACACGGAGGGGTTCGAGGTGGGGAGAAAAGAGGAGAAGCTCGGACTCCGGGCCTCGGACACGACCGCGATCAGTTTCGACGACTGCCGAATCCCGGCCGAGAACCGGCTCACCGAGGAGGGGTCCGGACTCTCGGCGGCCTTCCAGACGCTCACCGGCGGCCGCATCGGTATCGCGGCGCAGGCGGTCGGGCTGGCGCAGGCCGCCTTCGACGAAGCAAAGGCGTACGCCGCGGAGCGCGAGCAGTTCGGCGGCCCGATAGACGACATCCAGTCGATCCGGCACAAGTTCGCGGAGATGGCGACCGGCATCTCGGCGGCCCGCCTGCTGGTCCGCGAGGCCTGCCGGCAGGCCGAGGCGGGCGAGGACAACCGCGTCGCGGCCTCGAAGGCGAAGTACCGGGCCAGCGAGACCGCGATGTCGGTGACTAACGAGGCGATCCAGATCCACGGCGGGTACGGCTACACCACCGAGTTCGACGTCGAGCGCTTCTACCGCGACGCGAAGATCACGGAGATATACGAGGGGACGACGGAGATCCAGAAGACGATCATCGCTCGGGGGGTGTTAGGCGAGTGA